The following coding sequences are from one Prochlorococcus sp. MIT 0604 window:
- the tal gene encoding transaldolase encodes MKSILEQLSSMTVVVADTGDLDSIKKFQPRDATTNPSLILAAAKNPDYVKLIDKALESSQNALPQGSSEIELIKETVDQVSVFFGKEILKIISGRVSTEVDARLSFDSEATVEKARKLIKLYKNFGIEKERILIKIAATWEGIKAAEILEKEGIKCNLTLLFNFCQAVTCANAKITLISPFVGRILDWHKAKTGKTSFVGAEDPGVISVTQIYKYFKEKGFKTEVMGASFRNLDEIKELAGCDLLTIAPKFLEELKKEKGELVRKLDLSTQTNNSIDYQFEEKDFRLSMLEDQMASEKLSEGITGFSKAIEELEELLLKRYSEIKNHKLISAN; translated from the coding sequence ATGAAATCAATTTTAGAACAATTGTCCTCAATGACCGTTGTTGTTGCTGATACTGGAGATTTAGATTCGATAAAAAAATTTCAACCAAGGGACGCCACCACCAATCCATCACTAATACTTGCTGCTGCTAAGAATCCTGATTATGTGAAATTAATTGATAAAGCTTTAGAAAGTTCACAAAATGCATTGCCCCAAGGATCCTCAGAAATTGAATTAATCAAAGAAACTGTAGACCAAGTTTCAGTATTTTTTGGAAAAGAAATATTGAAAATTATTTCAGGGCGCGTATCTACAGAAGTTGACGCAAGACTGAGCTTTGACTCCGAAGCTACGGTAGAAAAAGCAAGAAAATTGATCAAACTTTACAAAAATTTTGGGATTGAAAAGGAAAGAATTTTGATTAAGATTGCTGCAACTTGGGAGGGAATTAAGGCAGCTGAAATTTTGGAAAAAGAGGGTATCAAGTGCAACTTAACTTTACTTTTTAACTTCTGCCAAGCGGTAACTTGTGCCAATGCAAAGATAACTCTAATTTCTCCGTTCGTTGGCCGTATATTGGATTGGCATAAAGCAAAAACTGGTAAGACTAGTTTTGTTGGTGCTGAAGATCCTGGTGTTATTTCGGTTACGCAAATATACAAGTACTTTAAAGAAAAGGGATTTAAGACAGAAGTAATGGGAGCAAGTTTTAGAAATCTTGATGAAATAAAAGAATTAGCAGGTTGCGATCTTTTAACAATCGCACCAAAATTTCTTGAGGAACTGAAAAAAGAAAAGGGAGAGTTAGTTAGAAAATTAGATTTAAGTACTCAAACAAATAATTCTATTGACTACCAATTTGAAGAAAAAGATTTCAGATTAAGTATGTTAGAAGATCAAATGGCAAGTGAAAAGCTTAGTGAAGGTATTACTGGATTCAGTAAGGCTATAGAAGAATTGGAAGAGCTGCTACTAAAGAGATATTCAGAGATTAAAAATCATAAATTGATTTCTGCTAACTAA
- a CDS encoding NAD(P)/FAD-dependent oxidoreductase, with protein sequence MIRFDVVIIGGGLSGASTALNLTKKGYSVLIIEKEKSQDYKSCAGGMASSMQRFLPLNIEDCIESKIKNVEFRWKAADNVTADLTGESPFWIVKREKLDQLLLDESLGNGAQIMRPLLINKIIKKNDKWEITFSNKKKYITEFLVIADGSQSKWASYFNLGPRKPKFANTISLRLKGLGEIPRDAVRFEFGFIKYGFAWAFPLRESLNIGLGTFINNGLLENQAINKQVIRSFGFDDFPHKTISKKLRIWNGFHSINGDKVLAVGDAASLCDPFLAEGIRPSLISSFYAAEYIDQCLLGKVDNLNLYTKTINNIWGESMAWGRRIAQVFYRFPRTGYQLGVKRKTAPKRIAQILSGEMSYEDIAKRVIMRLITKRGT encoded by the coding sequence TTGATTAGATTTGACGTTGTAATAATTGGTGGAGGTTTATCAGGAGCTTCTACGGCTCTTAACCTAACAAAGAAAGGATATTCAGTTTTAATTATTGAAAAAGAAAAATCTCAAGATTACAAATCATGTGCAGGTGGGATGGCATCTTCAATGCAAAGATTTCTTCCTTTAAATATAGAAGATTGTATAGAATCAAAAATTAAGAATGTTGAATTCAGATGGAAGGCTGCAGATAATGTAACTGCTGATCTGACTGGTGAATCCCCATTTTGGATTGTTAAAAGAGAAAAACTAGATCAATTATTACTTGACGAATCCTTGGGTAATGGAGCACAGATAATGAGACCATTATTGATAAATAAAATCATAAAAAAAAATGATAAATGGGAAATTACTTTCAGTAACAAAAAAAAATATATTACAGAATTTCTTGTAATTGCAGACGGGTCTCAATCGAAATGGGCGAGTTATTTCAATTTAGGGCCAAGAAAACCGAAATTTGCAAACACAATCTCATTAAGATTGAAAGGGTTAGGTGAAATACCTAGAGATGCAGTTAGATTTGAGTTTGGATTTATAAAATATGGTTTTGCATGGGCATTCCCCCTAAGAGAAAGCTTAAATATTGGTTTAGGTACTTTTATAAATAATGGTCTTCTAGAAAATCAGGCTATAAATAAACAAGTAATCAGAAGCTTCGGGTTTGATGATTTCCCTCATAAAACAATTAGTAAGAAACTGAGAATATGGAATGGCTTCCACTCAATTAATGGTGACAAAGTTTTAGCGGTTGGAGATGCAGCATCTCTATGTGATCCATTTTTAGCTGAAGGGATTAGACCATCTTTAATTAGCAGTTTTTATGCTGCAGAATACATAGATCAATGCCTATTAGGAAAAGTAGATAATTTAAACCTTTATACGAAAACAATTAACAACATTTGGGGGGAATCAATGGCTTGGGGGAGAAGAATAGCCCAAGTATTTTATAGATTTCCCAGAACTGGATATCAATTAGGTGTCAAAAGAAAAACAGCGCCTAAACGTATTGCTCAAATATTATCAGGAGAAATGAGTTATGAAGATATTGCAAAAAGAGTTATCATGAGACTCATAACAAAACGTGGGACTTAA
- the frr gene encoding ribosome recycling factor, with protein MKEKEIQENMNKSIEATQRNFNTIRTGRANASLLDRVSVEYYGAETPIKSLATISTVDSQTISIQPFDISCLQAIEKSISMSDLGITPNNDGKVIRINVPPLTEERRKEFCKLASKYAEEGKVALRNIRRDAVDKEKKDEKDGLISIDESRDNQSEIQKITDKYIALIETKLSEKEKEILKV; from the coding sequence ATGAAAGAAAAAGAAATTCAAGAAAATATGAATAAAAGTATTGAAGCCACACAAAGAAACTTTAATACAATTAGGACAGGCAGAGCTAATGCTTCCTTGTTAGACAGAGTAAGTGTTGAGTACTATGGAGCAGAAACACCTATCAAATCACTTGCCACTATAAGCACTGTTGATTCGCAAACAATTTCAATACAACCTTTCGATATTTCATGTTTGCAAGCGATAGAAAAATCTATCTCTATGAGTGATTTAGGTATTACTCCAAATAATGATGGGAAAGTAATAAGAATAAATGTTCCTCCTTTAACAGAAGAAAGAAGAAAAGAATTTTGTAAATTAGCCTCTAAATATGCAGAGGAAGGTAAAGTAGCTTTGAGAAATATCAGAAGAGATGCTGTTGATAAAGAAAAAAAAGACGAAAAAGATGGTCTTATTTCTATTGATGAATCGAGAGATAATCAATCTGAAATTCAGAAAATTACTGATAAATATATTGCTTTAATAGAAACTAAATTGTCTGAGAAAGAGAAGGAAATATTAAAAGTTTGA
- the pyrH gene encoding UMP kinase, with amino-acid sequence MTYKRVLLKLSGEALMGEKPYGIDPAIVQSIAEDVSKVVENNVQLAIVVGGGNIFRGLKGSADGMDRATADYVGMLATVMNAISLQDGLERVGVATRVQTAIEMQEIAEPYIRRRAMRHLEKGRVVVFGGGCGNPFFTTDTTAALRAAEINAEVVMKATKVDGVYDRDPNQFNDAKKYTSLSYQQVLSDEIAVMDSTAIALCKDNNIPIMVFDIFKKGNISKAVAGEPIGSLIS; translated from the coding sequence ATGACTTACAAAAGAGTTCTCTTAAAACTTAGTGGTGAAGCACTAATGGGTGAAAAACCTTATGGTATTGATCCTGCTATAGTTCAGTCAATTGCAGAGGATGTTTCAAAAGTAGTCGAAAATAATGTACAACTTGCAATAGTTGTTGGTGGTGGAAACATTTTTAGGGGACTTAAAGGATCTGCAGACGGAATGGATCGCGCTACTGCTGATTACGTAGGGATGCTAGCAACAGTAATGAACGCAATTTCACTTCAAGATGGTCTTGAGAGAGTAGGAGTTGCAACCAGAGTTCAAACAGCAATTGAAATGCAAGAAATTGCCGAACCTTATATCAGAAGAAGAGCCATGAGGCACCTAGAAAAAGGTAGAGTTGTAGTTTTCGGGGGTGGATGCGGAAATCCATTTTTTACAACTGATACTACAGCAGCTTTGAGGGCAGCAGAAATAAACGCTGAAGTTGTTATGAAGGCTACTAAAGTTGATGGAGTATACGATCGTGATCCTAATCAATTTAATGATGCAAAAAAATATACCTCTCTCAGTTATCAACAAGTTCTTAGTGATGAAATTGCAGTAATGGACAGTACTGCGATTGCACTTTGCAAAGATAATAATATCCCAATTATGGTTTTTGATATATTCAAAAAAGGGAACATTTCTAAAGCTGTTGCTGGTGAGCCAATAGGCTCTTTAATTAGTTAA
- the cobO gene encoding cob(I)yrinic acid a,c-diamide adenosyltransferase: MQEKPSSSEKIFNLDNQANKLGMGGKLSPDSDESSYKKRMQKRKDIQAERLQIRKTKKGLLIVFTGNGKGKTTASLGMALRTIGHGYKVAIIQFIKGGWNTGEEKALKNLSSNISWHSLGEGFTWETQDRIRDEKLVQEAWQLAKKYIQNESYKLIILDEINIATKLGYLAPEEIITFLKSLKNRKNHIVLTGRGASDLIMNYADLVTEMKLIRHPFKEQGIKAQKCVEF, encoded by the coding sequence ATGCAAGAAAAACCTTCATCTTCAGAGAAAATATTTAACCTCGATAATCAAGCAAATAAACTTGGAATGGGAGGTAAATTATCACCGGATAGCGATGAGAGCTCATATAAAAAAAGAATGCAGAAAAGAAAAGATATTCAAGCCGAAAGACTACAAATTAGAAAAACAAAGAAAGGATTACTTATTGTTTTTACAGGAAATGGTAAGGGCAAGACAACTGCATCTTTAGGGATGGCTTTAAGGACGATTGGGCATGGCTATAAAGTAGCAATAATTCAATTTATCAAAGGAGGCTGGAACACTGGAGAAGAAAAAGCACTTAAAAACTTGTCTTCAAACATATCTTGGCATTCATTAGGAGAGGGATTTACTTGGGAAACACAAGACAGAATAAGAGATGAAAAATTAGTTCAAGAGGCGTGGCAACTAGCCAAAAAATATATACAAAACGAATCTTATAAACTTATCATTCTTGATGAAATTAATATTGCGACAAAACTTGGTTATCTTGCACCCGAAGAAATAATCACTTTTTTAAAAAGCCTAAAAAATAGAAAAAATCATATTGTTTTAACTGGAAGGGGAGCATCTGATTTAATTATGAATTACGCTGATCTAGTTACAGAAATGAAACTAATAAGACATCCATTTAAAGAACAAGGAATAAAAGCACAAAAGTGTGTTGAATTTTAG
- a CDS encoding site-specific integrase: protein MNIIQEINNVNDKFATQGSKLKIEKRGEKLNIRGSLPSKEDNNNFKIQRISLGLKADISGLEEAKKKLQLINLQLELNQFDWINWIGKPYKKEIKDGFEFPKRLNQFEEFFFKENKSDFRTSTRKTTWRSSYKPYMKRILNIYSDYENAALEKIFQKTLESYKEGTRSRKQCATSLSVLARFLDIKLPEDWKLNARGYGLNKAGFRDLPKDELIEKLWETIPNKSWKFVFGLMATYGLRNHEVFFCDLSSLSNFGDKIIRVLPTTKTGEHQVWPFHPEWVEKFELSKLGENPELLPNINRDLKITTLQNIGKKITDQFKRYSLQIKPYDLRHAWAVRTIFYDLPDTVAARMMGHSVSLHTQTYHHWITKRDQQQAVNNALLKVKRVKNI, encoded by the coding sequence ATGAACATAATTCAGGAAATTAATAATGTCAATGATAAATTTGCTACTCAAGGCAGCAAGCTTAAAATTGAGAAAAGAGGAGAGAAATTAAATATTCGTGGTTCACTACCCTCCAAAGAAGATAACAATAACTTTAAAATTCAAAGAATATCTCTTGGTTTAAAAGCTGATATTTCTGGATTAGAGGAGGCCAAAAAAAAATTACAATTAATCAATTTGCAATTGGAATTGAATCAATTTGATTGGATTAATTGGATAGGCAAACCATATAAAAAGGAAATAAAAGATGGTTTTGAATTCCCAAAAAGATTAAATCAATTTGAGGAATTTTTTTTTAAAGAAAATAAAAGTGATTTTCGAACCAGCACTAGAAAAACTACTTGGAGAAGTTCTTACAAACCATATATGAAAAGAATCCTAAATATTTACAGTGACTATGAAAATGCAGCTTTAGAAAAAATATTTCAAAAAACACTTGAAAGTTATAAGGAAGGTACCAGAAGTAGAAAACAATGCGCTACTTCGTTAAGTGTTTTGGCTAGATTTTTGGACATTAAACTACCAGAAGATTGGAAACTAAATGCCAGAGGATATGGTCTGAACAAAGCAGGATTTAGGGATCTACCTAAAGACGAATTAATTGAGAAACTGTGGGAAACGATCCCAAACAAGTCTTGGAAATTTGTTTTTGGTCTGATGGCTACATATGGATTAAGGAATCATGAAGTATTTTTTTGTGATTTAAGTTCTCTTTCTAATTTTGGGGACAAAATTATAAGAGTTTTGCCTACGACTAAAACTGGGGAACATCAAGTCTGGCCATTTCATCCTGAATGGGTGGAAAAGTTCGAATTGTCAAAACTGGGTGAAAATCCAGAACTTCTACCAAATATTAATAGAGACCTTAAAATAACAACCTTACAGAATATTGGAAAAAAAATTACAGACCAGTTTAAGCGTTACTCTTTACAAATAAAACCTTATGATCTAAGACATGCTTGGGCAGTAAGAACAATTTTTTATGATTTACCTGATACTGTGGCTGCCAGAATGATGGGACATTCGGTTAGTTTACATACTCAAACTTATCACCACTGGATTACTAAAAGAGATCAACAACAAGCAGTAAATAATGCACTTTTAAAAGTTAAAAGAGTTAAAAATATTTAA
- the hemH gene encoding ferrochelatase yields MDKIGVLLMNLGGPERITDVGPFLYNLFSDPEIIRTPFPVFQKPLAWLISTLRSTTSQQAYLSIGGGSPIRRITEQQARELQSKLRNKGFNATTYIAMRYWHPFTESAIADMKADGIDQVVVIPLYPHFSISTSGSSFRELKKLRDSDDEFKKVPMRCVRSWFSQSGYLKSMVELISEQISLCESPSKAHIFFTAHGVPKSYVEEAGDPYKQQIEDCSLLIINELEKCLGHSNPHTLSYQSRVGPVEWLKPYTEEVLADLGRSNVNDLVVVPISFVGEHIETLQEIDIEYKEIAEKAGIKNFRRVKALNTHPTFIEGLSDLVISCLEGPLVNIEEASQLPEKVKLYPQEKWQWGWNNSSEVWNGRVAMIIFLVLFIELISGSGPLHKLGIL; encoded by the coding sequence ATGGATAAAATAGGCGTCTTACTAATGAATTTAGGAGGGCCTGAACGCATTACTGATGTTGGCCCATTCTTATACAATCTTTTTTCTGATCCAGAAATTATCAGGACCCCTTTCCCTGTTTTTCAAAAGCCTCTAGCTTGGTTAATTAGCACGCTTAGGAGTACTACTTCACAACAAGCTTACCTTTCCATAGGCGGAGGTTCACCTATCAGAAGGATAACTGAACAACAAGCAAGAGAATTACAATCTAAATTAAGGAACAAAGGGTTTAATGCCACTACCTACATCGCCATGAGGTATTGGCATCCTTTTACCGAATCAGCAATTGCTGATATGAAAGCTGATGGCATAGATCAAGTTGTTGTAATACCCTTGTATCCACATTTTTCAATAAGTACTAGTGGTTCGAGCTTTAGAGAATTAAAAAAATTGCGAGATTCTGATGATGAATTTAAGAAGGTTCCAATGAGATGTGTAAGGAGTTGGTTCAGTCAATCAGGATATTTAAAGTCTATGGTTGAATTAATTTCTGAACAAATTTCACTTTGTGAATCACCTTCAAAAGCCCATATATTTTTCACTGCTCATGGAGTCCCTAAGAGTTACGTAGAGGAAGCTGGAGACCCTTACAAACAACAAATTGAAGATTGTTCTTTATTAATAATTAATGAGTTGGAAAAATGTTTAGGACATAGTAACCCTCATACACTTTCTTACCAGAGTAGAGTTGGTCCTGTTGAATGGTTGAAGCCTTATACAGAAGAGGTTTTAGCTGATCTTGGAAGGTCAAATGTTAATGATTTAGTTGTGGTTCCTATAAGTTTCGTTGGAGAGCATATCGAAACGTTGCAAGAAATTGATATTGAATACAAAGAAATTGCTGAAAAGGCTGGTATTAAAAATTTTCGGAGAGTTAAGGCTTTAAATACTCATCCTACTTTTATTGAAGGTCTTAGTGATTTAGTTATTTCCTGTTTGGAAGGGCCTCTAGTTAATATAGAGGAGGCTTCACAGTTGCCTGAAAAAGTTAAACTTTATCCTCAGGAGAAGTGGCAATGGGGTTGGAATAATAGTTCAGAGGTTTGGAACGGAAGGGTTGCCATGATTATTTTTCTTGTTCTTTTTATTGAACTTATTTCAGGCTCTGGACCTCTACATAAATTAGGCATCTTATAA
- the ilvB gene encoding biosynthetic-type acetolactate synthase large subunit yields MTLTSRSFSKGSSKHENPVWITGADALMDSLKIHGVKVIFGYPGGAILPIYDAVHKAEQDGWLKHYMVRHEQGGSHAADGYARSTGEVGVCFGTSGPGATNLVTGIATAQMDSVPLVVVTGQVPRPAIGTDAFQETDIFGITLPIVKHSWVIRDPSDIAKVVSEAFFIASSGRPGPVLIDIPKDVGQEFFNYQRVLPGEIIPKGFKRNGEINDCDVKKVIKLVEDSERPLLYVGGGAISSGAHDEIKTFAKNYQIPVTTTLMGKGAFDEKDNLSVGMLGMHGTAYANFAVTECDLLIAIGARFDDRVTGKLDTFAPNAKVIHIDIDPAEVNKNRRVDVAIVADVSKAVLKINEQSLKNKFTCQTKNWLEKIDFWKHKHPLYDPPKEGEIYPQEVLLKVRELSPEAYITTDVGQHQMWAAQYLRNSPRKWISSAGLGTMGFGLPAAIGVKAALPNSDVICIAGDASVLMNIQELGTLSQYGLKVKLIIINNRWQGMVRQWQESFYDERYSSSDMSCGEPDFVKLAESFGVKGYLISDRKQLQNELKNALDHDGPALINILVRRGENCYPMVPPGKSNAQMVGYVNCED; encoded by the coding sequence GTGACCCTTACTTCGAGATCCTTTTCAAAGGGTAGTTCAAAACATGAAAATCCAGTTTGGATAACTGGTGCAGATGCACTAATGGATTCTTTAAAAATTCATGGAGTAAAAGTTATATTTGGATATCCTGGGGGAGCCATACTACCAATATATGATGCTGTTCATAAGGCAGAACAAGATGGTTGGTTAAAGCACTATATGGTTAGGCATGAACAAGGAGGTTCACATGCGGCTGATGGATATGCAAGATCTACTGGTGAAGTAGGAGTATGTTTTGGAACCTCAGGCCCAGGTGCAACAAATTTGGTTACTGGAATTGCCACTGCGCAAATGGATTCAGTCCCTCTAGTTGTAGTTACAGGTCAAGTCCCAAGACCTGCTATTGGGACAGACGCTTTTCAAGAAACTGATATTTTTGGCATAACTCTTCCAATAGTGAAACATTCATGGGTAATAAGGGATCCTTCAGATATCGCGAAAGTAGTTTCTGAAGCATTTTTTATAGCCTCATCTGGAAGACCTGGTCCTGTTTTAATTGATATACCCAAAGATGTAGGTCAGGAGTTCTTTAATTACCAAAGAGTTTTGCCTGGTGAGATTATTCCTAAAGGATTTAAAAGGAATGGAGAAATTAATGATTGCGATGTCAAAAAAGTAATTAAATTAGTAGAAGATTCTGAAAGACCTCTTCTATACGTAGGAGGTGGGGCAATATCTTCAGGAGCTCATGATGAAATAAAAACTTTTGCAAAGAATTATCAAATACCAGTTACCACAACCTTAATGGGGAAAGGTGCTTTTGATGAAAAAGATAATTTATCAGTAGGGATGTTAGGAATGCATGGAACTGCTTATGCAAATTTTGCTGTTACAGAATGCGATCTTTTAATTGCTATTGGAGCTAGATTCGATGATAGGGTGACAGGAAAATTAGATACTTTTGCACCTAATGCAAAGGTAATTCATATAGATATCGACCCCGCAGAAGTTAATAAAAATAGACGTGTAGATGTTGCAATTGTTGCTGATGTTTCAAAAGCTGTCTTGAAAATTAATGAACAATCTCTAAAAAACAAATTTACTTGTCAGACGAAAAACTGGTTAGAAAAAATTGATTTTTGGAAACATAAACACCCCTTATATGACCCGCCTAAAGAAGGAGAAATTTATCCTCAGGAAGTTCTTTTAAAAGTGAGGGAACTTTCACCAGAAGCTTATATAACTACAGATGTAGGACAACATCAGATGTGGGCTGCTCAATATCTTAGGAATTCTCCAAGAAAATGGATTAGTAGTGCAGGCTTAGGAACTATGGGTTTTGGATTACCAGCGGCAATTGGAGTAAAAGCAGCCTTACCTAATTCAGATGTAATTTGTATTGCAGGAGATGCAAGTGTCTTAATGAATATTCAAGAATTGGGAACCTTGTCTCAATATGGTCTAAAGGTGAAATTGATTATTATCAATAATCGCTGGCAAGGGATGGTAAGACAATGGCAGGAAAGTTTCTATGATGAAAGATATTCCTCATCTGATATGAGTTGTGGTGAACCAGATTTTGTAAAACTTGCTGAGTCTTTTGGAGTTAAAGGATACCTAATTTCTGATAGAAAACAATTACAGAATGAATTAAAAAATGCACTTGATCATGACGGCCCTGCCTTGATTAATATCCTTGTCAGAAGGGGTGAAAATTGTTATCCAATGGTTCCGCCTGGTAAAAGTAATGCTCAAATGGTTGGATATGTTAATTGTGAAGACTAA
- the pgeF gene encoding peptidoglycan editing factor PgeF: MLYKEIYFSKDEIYIQNRKFEYYLSPILSQNNFKHAYFTKSCSEKFLQLLGNYFNENSTNCVSNQIHSNLIVFGSHSQKGTKTDADGLVGNKCSQNLWVYTADCMPIFFADKRTRNVATLHCGRKGLEKKIIKNLIKIFDTFGTSRDDLLVAIGPAISKEHYLVDKMTLKEFYRKAENKNITVKLTNTKKDLCFSDSNHFREKNLNQLDLKKSAYRQLLNENIPHTNIDISNICTYKFNNEFYSWRRSKTISRQWNLICS, translated from the coding sequence ATTCTTTATAAAGAAATATATTTCTCAAAAGATGAAATTTATATTCAAAACAGAAAATTTGAGTATTATTTATCACCTATTCTTAGTCAAAATAATTTCAAACATGCATACTTCACGAAGTCTTGCTCTGAGAAATTTCTTCAATTATTAGGGAATTATTTTAATGAAAATTCTACAAATTGTGTTTCCAATCAAATTCACAGTAATTTGATAGTGTTTGGATCTCATTCGCAAAAAGGAACTAAGACTGATGCAGATGGTCTTGTTGGCAATAAATGCAGTCAAAACTTATGGGTTTACACGGCTGATTGCATGCCAATATTTTTTGCAGATAAAAGGACAAGAAATGTAGCAACCTTGCATTGTGGAAGAAAAGGTTTAGAAAAAAAAATAATAAAAAATCTGATAAAAATTTTCGATACTTTTGGGACATCTAGAGATGACTTACTTGTTGCAATAGGACCAGCGATTTCTAAGGAACATTATCTAGTTGATAAAATGACACTCAAAGAATTTTATAGAAAGGCCGAAAACAAAAACATAACTGTCAAATTGACTAATACTAAAAAAGATCTTTGTTTTAGTGATTCAAATCACTTCAGAGAGAAAAACCTAAATCAACTTGATCTAAAAAAATCTGCCTACAGACAACTTTTAAATGAGAACATCCCTCATACAAATATAGACATCTCAAATATATGCACATACAAATTTAATAATGAATTTTATTCCTGGAGAAGGAGTAAAACAATCTCGAGACAATGGAATCTTATTTGCTCCTAA
- a CDS encoding Tab2 family RNA-binding protein produces MNINKKKETSLKLKISDWELDFYSRPIIESNGKKRWELIICSTKSHKTEDIFLWNKKCPANEVNSVWLTKALHEAISEAKKQGWEKPSIVRFWRSSMKSIIRKSLEALSIEAIVSRRTYDLLDRIEFLEKEIYPKEKGYVRGVLAPTFTSKMENPPTPLPEAVRGDALTISEISIGELKSAENWPMEFGDIFPIQQDLDDNYLVPGLRLFSKDRSLALSAWFSCLEPIKLVVNKNQLILEASEDDKWLVTDLPEKDANILNTKFLDNKENSFGYQFISIQSTPYIEKFAGFWILRDIELIS; encoded by the coding sequence ATGAACATTAATAAAAAAAAGGAGACAAGTCTTAAATTAAAAATTTCAGATTGGGAATTAGACTTTTACTCAAGACCAATTATTGAATCAAATGGAAAAAAAAGGTGGGAATTAATTATTTGCTCTACTAAAAGTCATAAGACAGAAGATATTTTTCTTTGGAATAAAAAGTGCCCTGCTAATGAAGTTAATTCAGTGTGGCTCACAAAGGCTCTACATGAAGCAATAAGTGAAGCAAAAAAACAAGGGTGGGAGAAACCTTCTATAGTTCGATTCTGGAGGTCGTCAATGAAATCGATTATTAGGAAATCTCTGGAGGCCTTAAGTATTGAGGCTATTGTAAGTAGGAGAACTTACGATTTATTAGATAGAATCGAATTTCTTGAAAAAGAGATTTATCCAAAGGAAAAAGGTTATGTAAGAGGTGTATTAGCTCCTACTTTTACTTCTAAAATGGAAAACCCTCCTACACCTCTACCAGAAGCAGTAAGGGGTGATGCTTTAACTATCTCTGAAATATCAATTGGCGAACTAAAATCAGCAGAAAATTGGCCTATGGAATTTGGAGATATTTTCCCAATTCAGCAAGATTTAGATGATAATTACTTGGTTCCAGGATTAAGACTTTTTAGCAAAGATAGATCTTTGGCACTGTCTGCATGGTTTAGTTGTTTAGAACCTATTAAATTAGTCGTAAATAAGAACCAACTCATACTTGAAGCTTCAGAAGATGATAAGTGGCTGGTTACTGATTTACCAGAAAAAGATGCAAATATTTTGAATACAAAGTTTTTAGACAATAAAGAAAATTCTTTTGGTTATCAATTTATTTCCATACAGTCAACGCCATATATCGAAAAATTTGCAGGATTCTGGATCTTGAGAGATATTGAATTAATTTCATAA